In Phormidium yuhuli AB48, one genomic interval encodes:
- the metX gene encoding homoserine O-acetyltransferase MetX encodes MKYRHLISPQTQTYQLPEPFSLESGEQLMDVEVAYRCWGTLNESGDNAVHICHALTGSADADEWWGPLFGEGRTFDGDRDFIVCSNVLGSCYGTTGPISLNPATGKPYGRAFPAITVRDMVRLQWRLLQGLGVKKLKFVIGGSLGGMQVLEWGKLYPDYVERIVSIAAAGRHSSWCIAISEAQRQAIFADPNWCNGNYEEDAPPTTGLAAARMMAMISYRATASFQERFGREIQEDGEFAIASYLRYQGQKLVQRFDANTYVALTEAMDRHDVSGGEGDYLAALGAIAQPTLVVAIDSDLLYPPRDQQELAQWMPNAQLEWLSSPHGHDAFLINMVALNELVMGFLNP; translated from the coding sequence ATGAAATACCGCCATTTAATCTCCCCCCAGACTCAAACTTATCAGCTACCGGAACCCTTTTCATTGGAGTCGGGTGAGCAATTAATGGACGTTGAAGTGGCCTATCGCTGTTGGGGAACCCTCAATGAATCAGGTGATAATGCGGTGCATATTTGTCATGCGTTGACGGGAAGTGCGGATGCGGATGAATGGTGGGGGCCGCTGTTTGGAGAGGGGCGGACGTTTGATGGCGATCGCGATTTTATTGTCTGTAGTAATGTCCTGGGAAGTTGTTATGGAACCACGGGACCGATTTCTCTCAATCCAGCGACGGGGAAACCCTATGGCCGGGCGTTTCCGGCAATTACAGTTCGAGATATGGTGCGGCTGCAATGGCGATTATTGCAAGGGTTGGGGGTGAAGAAACTTAAGTTTGTCATTGGCGGTTCGTTGGGGGGAATGCAGGTTTTGGAATGGGGAAAACTCTATCCAGATTATGTTGAACGGATTGTCTCGATTGCAGCGGCGGGACGACATTCGTCCTGGTGTATTGCCATAAGTGAAGCCCAGCGTCAGGCGATTTTTGCCGATCCGAATTGGTGTAATGGCAATTATGAGGAAGATGCACCCCCCACTACGGGGTTAGCGGCGGCCCGGATGATGGCGATGATTTCCTATCGGGCCACGGCTAGTTTTCAAGAACGCTTTGGGCGAGAGATTCAGGAGGATGGGGAGTTTGCGATCGCTAGTTATTTACGGTACCAGGGACAGAAGTTAGTCCAGCGTTTTGATGCCAATACCTATGTGGCGTTGACGGAGGCGATGGATCGTCATGATGTTTCCGGGGGAGAGGGGGATTATCTGGCGGCCTTGGGGGCGATCGCCCAACCGACGCTGGTGGTGGCGATCGACTCGGATCTCCTCTATCCCCCTCGGGACCAGCAGGAGTTAGCGCAATGGATGCCCAACGCCCAGTTAGAATGGTTATCGTCGCCCCATGGCCATGATGCGTTCTTAATTAATATGGTGGCGTTGAATGAGTTGGTAATGGGGTTTTTGAATCCGTAA
- a CDS encoding O-acetylhomoserine aminocarboxypropyltransferase/cysteine synthase family protein yields the protein MSEANQHRYETLQIHAGQTPAPGTNARAVPIYQTTSYVFEDADDGADLFALKKFGNIYTRIMNPTTDVFEKRIAALEGGVMALATASGQAAQFLAINNICQAGDNIVSTSTLYGGTYNQFKVAFPRLGVNVKFVDSDDPKAFGEQIDENTKAIYVESLSNPKFNIPDLEALAAIAHENDIPLIVDNTFGCAGYLCRPIDHGADIVVESATKWIGGHGTSIGGVIVDSGNFNWGNGKFPMFTEPSEGYHGLNFQEVFGPDGPFGNIAFIIRARVEGLRDLGPCLSPFNAFLLLQGLETLSLRVDRHTENALALAKWLEKHPKVDWVSYPGLPKHAYHKQAKKYLNHGFGCVLSFGIKGGLEAGRSFINNVQLASHLANVGDAKTLVIHPASTTHQQLDETEQAAAGISPAMVRVSVGLEHIEDIKADFDQAFAKAG from the coding sequence ATGTCAGAAGCCAATCAACACCGCTACGAAACCCTCCAAATCCACGCCGGACAAACCCCCGCCCCCGGAACCAACGCCCGGGCGGTTCCCATCTATCAAACCACCTCCTATGTGTTTGAGGATGCGGACGACGGTGCGGATTTGTTCGCCCTCAAGAAGTTCGGGAATATCTACACCCGAATCATGAACCCCACCACGGATGTGTTTGAAAAACGCATCGCCGCCCTAGAAGGGGGAGTCATGGCCCTGGCCACCGCCAGCGGCCAGGCGGCCCAGTTCCTGGCCATCAATAATATCTGTCAGGCAGGGGACAATATCGTCTCCACCTCCACCCTCTATGGCGGCACCTATAATCAATTCAAGGTCGCTTTCCCACGTCTTGGCGTAAATGTCAAATTTGTGGACAGCGATGATCCCAAAGCCTTCGGGGAACAAATCGACGAGAACACCAAAGCCATCTACGTCGAGAGTCTCAGCAACCCTAAATTTAACATCCCCGATTTAGAGGCGTTGGCGGCGATCGCCCATGAGAATGACATCCCGCTGATTGTCGATAATACCTTCGGTTGCGCCGGGTATCTCTGTCGTCCCATCGACCACGGGGCCGATATTGTGGTGGAATCCGCCACAAAGTGGATTGGCGGCCATGGAACCTCCATCGGTGGCGTGATTGTCGACTCGGGGAACTTCAACTGGGGGAACGGCAAATTTCCCATGTTCACCGAACCCTCTGAAGGCTATCATGGCTTGAACTTCCAAGAAGTCTTTGGTCCCGACGGTCCCTTTGGCAATATCGCCTTTATTATCCGGGCCCGCGTAGAAGGGTTACGAGATTTGGGTCCCTGTCTGAGTCCCTTTAACGCTTTCTTGTTGTTGCAAGGATTAGAAACCCTTTCGTTACGGGTCGATCGCCATACCGAGAATGCCTTAGCCTTGGCAAAATGGCTGGAAAAACATCCCAAAGTGGATTGGGTCAGCTATCCCGGACTGCCGAAACACGCCTATCATAAACAGGCGAAAAAATACCTCAATCATGGATTTGGTTGTGTGTTGAGTTTCGGGATTAAAGGAGGCTTAGAAGCCGGTCGCAGCTTTATCAATAATGTGCAACTAGCCTCTCACCTCGCCAATGTGGGAGATGCCAAAACCCTGGTGATTCATCCTGCCTCCACCACCCACCAGCAACTCGACGAAACCGAACAAGCCGCTGCGGGAATCTCCCCGGCCATGGTCCGGGTGTCTGTCGGCTTGGAACATATCGAGGACATCAAAGCCGACTTCGACCAAGCCTTTGCCAAAGCGGGCTAA